The Chryseobacterium aureum genome contains a region encoding:
- a CDS encoding ATP-dependent helicase — translation MDYLKGLNESQYEAVTSLQGPLMVLAGAGSGKTRVLTMRIAHLIHNGIDPFNILALTFTNKAAREMKDRIAKVVGDSNARSLWMGTFHSVFARILRIEAHYLGYPSNFTIYDQQDALNVIKKVLKDMNIDADLYKPKKVQARISTYKNNLITVKAYFNNPELMEADEKANMKFIGQIYQKYVEQCFRNGSMDFDDLLLKTNELLTRFPEVLAKYQDRFRYIMVDEYQDTNHSQYLIVKALASKFENICVVGDDAQSIYSFRGANIYNILNFKKDYTDAKTVSLEQNYRSTQNIVNAANVVIAKNLQQFKKNVFSDNEEGDKIKIYRSLSDADEANFVAGNIWELRNRDQRKYSDFAILYRTNSQTRAFEDALRRKNIPYKVYGGLSFYQRKEVKDLIGYLRLLINENDSEALMRIINYPARGIGETTQNKLIVFADAHNIAVSKVLDNLPMYAPQLGLNNGVLNKLNDFWSMIKAFQVLLKTETAYSVAMEVAKRSGLIKFLKDDQTPEGISRVENVQELMNSMQGFIEEQMQLEDGDPSLSNFLENIALSADTQDKELEDDMVSLMTIHLSKGLEFPVVHLVGLEENLFPSFMSSATREDLEEERRLFYVALTRAEKQVFFSYAVSRFQWGKITDAEPSRFLSEIDDQYIEFLNPALEKRFINNSGVKSNIFDEHPSEMKSFKKVEKKTIDRGDTSKPAQEVRKLKPVSTAKIINPSGASSQDIEVGDKVRHDRFGIGEVSFLDGTDPQNIKAKVIFIHEGEKNLILKYAKLTKI, via the coding sequence ATGGACTATTTGAAAGGACTCAACGAATCACAATATGAAGCCGTTACCTCTTTACAGGGACCTCTGATGGTACTTGCCGGAGCAGGTTCCGGGAAAACGCGTGTATTGACCATGCGTATTGCCCATTTAATACACAATGGAATAGATCCTTTCAATATCCTGGCGCTTACCTTTACCAATAAAGCAGCACGCGAGATGAAAGACCGTATCGCCAAAGTGGTGGGAGACAGCAATGCCAGAAGTCTCTGGATGGGTACTTTTCACTCGGTTTTTGCAAGAATTTTAAGAATTGAGGCTCATTATCTTGGATATCCTTCCAATTTTACCATTTATGACCAGCAGGACGCTTTGAACGTAATCAAAAAAGTTCTGAAGGATATGAATATTGATGCTGATCTTTATAAACCTAAAAAAGTTCAGGCAAGAATTTCAACCTATAAGAACAACCTGATAACCGTAAAAGCTTATTTCAATAATCCTGAACTGATGGAAGCGGATGAAAAAGCGAATATGAAATTCATCGGGCAGATTTATCAGAAATATGTTGAACAGTGTTTCAGAAACGGATCTATGGACTTTGACGATCTGTTGCTGAAAACCAATGAACTGTTGACGCGTTTCCCGGAAGTGCTGGCCAAATATCAGGACCGGTTCCGATACATCATGGTAGATGAGTACCAGGATACCAACCACTCTCAGTATCTTATTGTAAAAGCTCTGGCTTCTAAATTTGAGAACATCTGTGTAGTAGGAGATGATGCACAGTCTATTTATTCCTTCCGTGGAGCGAATATCTATAATATCTTAAACTTTAAAAAAGATTATACAGATGCCAAAACAGTATCGCTGGAGCAGAATTACCGGTCCACACAGAATATTGTAAATGCTGCGAATGTGGTGATCGCTAAAAACCTTCAGCAGTTTAAGAAAAATGTATTCAGTGATAATGAAGAAGGTGATAAAATTAAAATATACAGATCTCTTTCCGATGCTGATGAGGCCAACTTTGTAGCAGGAAATATATGGGAACTTCGTAACCGGGATCAGAGAAAATACAGCGATTTTGCTATTTTGTACAGAACCAACTCTCAGACCCGAGCTTTTGAAGATGCGCTGAGACGTAAAAATATTCCGTACAAAGTATATGGAGGACTTTCTTTCTACCAAAGAAAAGAAGTAAAAGACCTTATTGGGTATCTCCGTCTTCTGATCAATGAAAACGATTCTGAAGCGTTGATGAGGATTATCAACTATCCTGCAAGAGGAATTGGAGAAACAACACAAAATAAACTGATCGTTTTTGCGGATGCTCATAATATTGCAGTTTCAAAAGTATTGGATAATCTTCCGATGTATGCACCGCAGTTAGGACTGAACAATGGAGTGTTGAATAAACTGAACGACTTCTGGTCGATGATCAAGGCTTTCCAGGTGTTGCTGAAAACAGAAACGGCTTATAGTGTCGCAATGGAAGTGGCAAAAAGAAGCGGTTTAATCAAGTTTTTAAAAGATGACCAGACGCCGGAAGGGATTTCCAGAGTAGAAAACGTACAGGAATTGATGAACTCTATGCAGGGATTCATTGAAGAACAGATGCAGCTTGAGGACGGGGATCCGAGTCTTTCCAACTTCCTGGAGAATATTGCGCTTTCTGCAGATACTCAGGATAAAGAACTGGAAGATGATATGGTTTCTCTGATGACAATTCACTTATCAAAAGGATTGGAATTCCCGGTAGTACATCTGGTTGGGCTTGAAGAAAACCTTTTTCCAAGTTTTATGAGCTCTGCAACCCGAGAAGACCTTGAAGAAGAAAGAAGATTGTTTTATGTAGCGTTAACAAGGGCTGAAAAGCAGGTCTTTTTTTCCTATGCTGTTTCGCGTTTCCAATGGGGAAAAATTACGGATGCGGAACCTTCAAGATTTTTAAGTGAAATCGATGATCAATATATCGAATTCCTTAATCCTGCTCTGGAAAAAAGATTTATCAATAATTCTGGGGTAAAGTCGAATATTTTTGATGAACATCCTTCTGAAATGAAATCTTTCAAAAAGGTTGAAAAGAAAACTATCGACAGAGGAGATACTTCGAAACCAGCTCAGGAAGTAAGAAAACTAAAACCTGTAAGCACTGCTAAAATTATCAATCCAAGCGGAGCTTCTTCTCAGGATATTGAAGTGGGAGATAAAGTGAGACACGACCGTTTCGGAATAGGGGAAGTTTCTTTCCTGGATGGAACAGACCCTCAGAATATCAAGGCGAAAGTCATTTTCATTCATGAAGGAGAGAAAAACCTGATCTTGAAATATGCAAAACTGACTAAGATTTAA
- a CDS encoding TonB-dependent receptor plug domain-containing protein, translating to MNNKKTILSASVLFFLGVFTYGQEKDSIKTNKDTIKTNNVEEVVVLGSRAGARSKVDSPVPVDVFNVKESSIILPQTNIGQILNAVAPSFTSTIQTNSDGTDHLDPAQLRGLGPDQVLVLVNGKRRHTSALVNVNGTPGRGTVGTDLNAIPSFALNRIEVLRDGASAQYGSDAIAGVINLDLKRDTGKLAGQISYGGNLTPTANDHTGDFDGQNIQLDLNYGNKIGTKGGFFNIIWSSQFRNPTYRAGTENGPIYNPYNAIEQRALNDGVNLSSLFTNIGNTPNSQQLVNYIHQYAQGVSYFSQGLQTAIQGANTISALQNVLKSSNFTRDQLNYFTDQELAYRGQTRKDFNMQVGQSKLNNHQLFVNAEIPVSDNWKVYTFGGYSIRHGTSGGFYRRPSESRTFTGLYPNGYLPQIGTDIQDISLAAGIKGNWEGWNIDFSNTYGQNSFTYNIQNTGNTSLRFASPREFDAGGLRFSQNTINLDFSKKYDVWEGINVAFGAEHRYENFKITQGEEASYAIYDVAGNVWNGNSVRPTDFFGAALPGGSQVFNGFKPGNAVDKNRQSVAAYADVEFNFTNWLLVDAAARYENYSDFGSTFNYKLASRIKVAPNFNVRFAGSTGFRAPSIHQIYYNVTSTLFTNNQLLEVGTFSNDSQLAGLLDIPKLKQETSKSASVGFTYRIPSASLTFTADGYFTRIDNRIILTDQFLRASVPQKAQEAYDQLGINGAQFFTNAIDTETKGLDVVISHNARFSGFKLDNNFAINLNKTKQVGDIHSAGLLQSPQLEKIYFSEKSRVYLEEAVPRVKASLSHTLSWKNASFYLRNTYFGKVTGADIIDVNGDGIIDFNEHQQIGDKIITDVSAAYQFTKNVGVTLGVNNLFDIYPTKNLPASTNNDQFIYSRSTSQFGQNGRYVFARLNFNF from the coding sequence ATGAATAATAAGAAAACGATTCTTTCGGCCTCTGTTCTGTTTTTCCTCGGCGTATTTACCTACGGTCAGGAAAAAGACAGTATAAAAACAAATAAAGACACTATAAAAACCAATAATGTAGAAGAAGTTGTTGTATTGGGTTCCAGAGCCGGAGCCAGATCTAAAGTAGACAGTCCGGTTCCCGTAGATGTATTCAATGTAAAAGAGTCTTCAATTATACTTCCACAGACCAATATTGGACAAATTCTGAATGCTGTTGCTCCTTCATTTACTTCCACGATTCAGACCAATTCTGATGGTACCGACCATTTGGATCCCGCTCAGCTGAGAGGATTAGGGCCGGATCAGGTATTGGTTTTGGTAAATGGGAAAAGAAGACATACCTCGGCATTGGTGAATGTAAACGGAACCCCCGGAAGAGGTACGGTAGGAACTGATTTGAATGCTATTCCTTCTTTTGCTTTAAACAGAATTGAAGTTTTAAGAGACGGAGCTTCCGCCCAATACGGATCTGATGCCATTGCCGGAGTGATCAATCTTGATCTGAAAAGAGATACAGGAAAACTGGCGGGGCAGATCAGCTACGGAGGAAACCTTACGCCAACAGCCAATGACCATACCGGAGATTTTGACGGCCAGAATATTCAGCTGGATCTGAACTATGGAAATAAAATAGGAACCAAAGGAGGTTTCTTTAATATCATCTGGTCATCACAATTCAGAAACCCAACATACAGAGCCGGAACAGAAAACGGACCTATCTACAACCCATATAATGCGATTGAACAGCGTGCTTTGAATGACGGTGTAAACCTTTCTTCTCTATTTACGAATATTGGAAACACACCCAATTCACAACAGCTTGTCAATTACATCCATCAGTATGCACAGGGTGTAAGCTATTTCTCTCAGGGACTGCAAACAGCTATCCAGGGAGCCAACACTATTTCAGCACTGCAAAATGTTTTGAAATCCTCCAATTTTACCAGGGATCAACTTAATTACTTTACCGATCAGGAGCTGGCTTACAGAGGACAAACGAGAAAAGATTTTAATATGCAGGTAGGGCAGTCTAAGCTTAATAACCATCAGCTCTTTGTAAATGCTGAGATTCCTGTGAGTGATAACTGGAAAGTATATACTTTTGGAGGATACAGCATAAGACACGGTACTTCCGGAGGATTTTACAGAAGACCGAGTGAAAGCCGAACTTTTACAGGGTTATACCCTAACGGTTATCTTCCGCAGATCGGGACAGATATTCAGGATATCTCATTAGCTGCCGGGATCAAAGGAAACTGGGAAGGCTGGAATATTGATTTCAGTAATACATACGGACAGAACTCGTTTACCTATAACATTCAGAATACAGGAAATACATCTCTGCGTTTTGCTTCACCAAGAGAATTTGATGCCGGAGGATTAAGGTTTTCTCAGAATACCATCAATTTAGATTTCTCTAAAAAATATGATGTTTGGGAAGGAATCAACGTAGCCTTTGGAGCTGAGCACCGTTATGAGAATTTTAAAATTACTCAGGGTGAAGAGGCATCTTATGCAATTTATGATGTTGCCGGAAATGTATGGAACGGAAATTCTGTGAGACCTACAGATTTCTTCGGAGCAGCACTGCCTGGCGGATCTCAGGTATTCAACGGATTTAAGCCGGGAAATGCGGTGGATAAAAACAGACAGTCGGTAGCAGCGTATGCAGATGTTGAATTTAACTTTACCAACTGGTTATTGGTAGATGCAGCAGCGAGATATGAAAACTACTCAGATTTCGGATCTACATTTAATTATAAATTGGCTTCAAGAATCAAGGTAGCCCCTAATTTCAATGTGAGATTTGCAGGCTCTACAGGGTTCAGAGCGCCCTCTATCCATCAGATTTATTATAATGTAACGTCTACATTATTTACGAATAATCAGCTTCTGGAAGTAGGAACCTTCAGTAACGATTCTCAGCTGGCAGGATTACTGGATATACCAAAACTGAAGCAGGAAACTTCCAAATCTGCAAGTGTAGGCTTTACGTACAGAATTCCTTCCGCCAGTCTTACCTTCACTGCAGACGGATATTTCACGAGAATTGATAACCGTATTATTCTTACCGATCAGTTCCTGAGAGCAAGTGTTCCTCAGAAAGCCCAGGAAGCGTATGATCAGTTAGGAATCAATGGTGCACAGTTCTTTACGAATGCTATAGATACAGAAACAAAAGGTTTAGATGTTGTGATTTCACATAATGCCAGATTCTCCGGATTTAAACTGGATAACAACTTTGCCATTAACCTTAACAAAACAAAGCAGGTAGGGGATATTCACTCAGCAGGACTTTTACAGTCGCCACAGCTTGAAAAGATCTATTTCTCTGAAAAATCAAGAGTGTACCTGGAAGAGGCCGTTCCTAGAGTGAAAGCAAGTCTTTCCCATACGCTTTCATGGAAGAATGCAAGTTTCTATCTGAGAAATACCTATTTCGGTAAAGTAACAGGAGCAGATATTATTGATGTAAACGGAGATGGTATCATTGATTTTAATGAGCACCAGCAGATCGGTGATAAAATTATTACGGATGTATCTGCCGCTTATCAGTTTACCAAAAATGTAGGAGTGACTTTAGGAGTAAACAACCTGTTTGATATTTACCCAACCAAAAACCTTCCTGCATCTACCAATAACGACCAATTCATCTATTCCCGTTCCACTTCACAGTTTGGACAGAACGGAAGGTATGTTTTTGCGAGACTTAACTTCAATTTTTAA
- a CDS encoding carbon starvation CstA family protein, translated as MESLNNINALTLIFVSVLIFAIAYRFYGIFIANKVLRLNDQNMTPAVEFADGKDYVATNKNVLFGHHFAAIAAAGPLVGPVLAAQFGYLPGALWILIGCVLGGGVHDMIVLFASVRHKGQSLATIASKEIGKTTGTVAGFAILFILILTLAGLSLACINAMHEASWSLFTVVITMPIAVIMGLIMRYKKNSVLFASILGGILLIAGIIGGHTLMQNPTMNGLFSWDIKTISIAIPLYGFIASVLPVWLLLVPRDYLSTYLKIGTIIMLAIGVIVIHPTIQMPAITAFVNGGGPIIGGPVLPFIFIVIACGAISGFHAVIATGTTPKMLNKEREILFVGYGAMLVEGFVALMALIAACTLMPGDYFAINTPKEAYDSFLAAHPSLHGVDIDYYSQKIGIDLYGRTGGAVSLAVGMAHIFNKIPYMDQLTAYWYNFAIMFEAVFILTAIDAGTRVGRFFLQEMLGSVVPKFNDKNWIPGIIISSILFTFAWGYLVYTGNVNSIWPLFGISNQLLAACGLIVCTTMLIRMKRGKYALCSAIPGVFMAIITFWAGYIQVTAIYIPKGQYLLAVLAATAMILMLIVFIGAFRKWYQLLQITTTEIDHYGEPVKELVER; from the coding sequence ATGGAATCTTTAAACAATATCAATGCACTTACTCTTATCTTTGTATCTGTACTTATTTTTGCAATAGCATACCGTTTTTATGGTATTTTCATTGCCAATAAAGTCCTCCGGCTTAATGACCAGAATATGACACCGGCTGTGGAATTTGCAGATGGTAAAGATTATGTTGCTACGAATAAAAATGTACTTTTCGGACATCACTTTGCGGCAATTGCTGCTGCCGGGCCTTTGGTAGGGCCTGTTTTGGCGGCACAGTTCGGGTATCTTCCCGGGGCCTTATGGATCCTGATAGGATGTGTGCTGGGTGGCGGAGTTCATGATATGATTGTGCTTTTTGCCTCAGTGAGGCATAAAGGCCAGAGTCTTGCAACAATTGCTTCAAAGGAAATCGGAAAGACAACCGGAACGGTTGCAGGTTTTGCTATTCTTTTCATCCTTATTCTTACTCTTGCAGGTTTATCCCTAGCCTGTATCAATGCGATGCATGAAGCTTCCTGGTCTCTTTTTACTGTAGTAATCACCATGCCCATTGCGGTCATTATGGGACTTATTATGCGTTATAAAAAGAACAGTGTTCTTTTTGCCAGTATTTTAGGAGGTATTCTTCTGATTGCGGGAATTATTGGAGGGCATACGCTGATGCAGAACCCAACGATGAATGGTTTATTTTCCTGGGATATTAAAACCATTTCTATTGCCATTCCTCTCTATGGTTTTATTGCTTCTGTATTACCGGTGTGGCTTCTTTTGGTTCCAAGAGATTATCTTTCAACTTACTTAAAGATCGGAACTATTATTATGCTGGCAATAGGGGTCATTGTTATTCATCCTACGATTCAGATGCCGGCTATTACAGCTTTTGTTAACGGTGGCGGACCAATTATTGGCGGGCCTGTACTTCCTTTTATTTTTATTGTGATTGCCTGTGGTGCAATTTCCGGATTCCATGCGGTAATTGCTACAGGAACCACTCCGAAAATGCTGAATAAGGAAAGAGAAATTCTTTTTGTGGGTTACGGGGCTATGCTTGTGGAAGGTTTTGTGGCACTGATGGCTCTTATTGCTGCATGTACCCTGATGCCGGGTGATTATTTTGCCATCAATACTCCCAAAGAGGCATATGATTCCTTTCTGGCAGCACATCCGTCTCTACACGGAGTAGATATTGATTATTATTCACAGAAAATTGGCATTGATCTGTACGGAAGAACCGGAGGTGCAGTATCTCTGGCGGTGGGAATGGCTCATATTTTCAATAAAATCCCATATATGGATCAGCTGACGGCTTACTGGTATAATTTCGCGATTATGTTTGAGGCTGTGTTTATTCTTACAGCCATTGATGCAGGAACAAGAGTCGGGCGCTTCTTTTTACAGGAAATGCTGGGGTCCGTTGTTCCAAAATTTAATGATAAAAACTGGATTCCGGGAATTATCATCAGCAGTATTCTTTTCACCTTTGCATGGGGATATCTGGTGTATACGGGAAATGTAAACAGTATCTGGCCGCTGTTCGGGATCAGTAATCAGCTGCTGGCGGCCTGTGGACTTATCGTGTGTACAACAATGCTGATAAGAATGAAACGAGGAAAATATGCATTATGTTCGGCCATCCCCGGTGTTTTCATGGCCATCATTACGTTTTGGGCGGGTTATATTCAGGTAACGGCCATTTATATTCCCAAAGGCCAGTATTTGCTTGCAGTTTTAGCAGCAACCGCAATGATTCTTATGCTCATTGTTTTCATAGGGGCTTTCAGAAAATGGTATCAGCTTCTTCAGATCACCACCACCGAAATTGACCATTATGGTGAGCCCGTGAAAGAATTGGTAGAAAGATAA